In a single window of the Microbacterium sp. SL75 genome:
- a CDS encoding DUF3253 domain-containing protein, producing MAPSSGADPRLVASIRELLAARDASKTICPSEAARAVGGDDWRDLMQPARDAARELVGLGEVEVTQRGEVVDVTTARGPVRIRRAR from the coding sequence ATGGCCCCGTCATCTGGTGCAGATCCTCGGCTCGTGGCATCCATCCGCGAACTGCTCGCGGCGCGCGACGCTAGCAAGACGATCTGCCCGTCGGAGGCCGCCCGCGCGGTCGGCGGCGACGACTGGCGCGACCTCATGCAGCCCGCACGCGATGCGGCGCGTGAGTTGGTGGGGCTCGGCGAGGTCGAGGTGACGCAGCGGGGTGAGGTCGTCGACGTGACCACGGCGCGGGGTCCGGTGCGGATCCGTCGCGCACGCTGA
- the purL gene encoding phosphoribosylformylglycinamidine synthase subunit PurL, with product MTTPNPAARTALADTVENAIATPEKEQPYGALGLKSDEYAQIREILGRRPTSGELAMYSVMWSEHCSYKSSKIYLRQFGQKVSDEMKTRLMVGMGQNAGVVDVGDGWAVTFKVESHNHPSYIEPFQGAATGVGGIVRDIISMGARPVAVMDQLRFGAIDHPDTPRVVHGVTSGISFYGNCLGLPNIGGETVFDAVYQGNPLVNALAVGVMRHEDIKLANATGVGNKVVLFGARTGGDGIGGASILASDTFADGGPTKRPAVQVGDPFAEKVLIECCLELYRDDLVEAIQDLGAAGISCATSELAANGDSGMKVELSKVLLRDPSLTPEEILMSESQERMMAIVAPEKLDAFLAVVGKWDVETSVLGEVTGDGRLVIDWYGERIVDVDPSTVAVDGPVYERPVAYPTWIDALQADSAAKLSRATDAETLRDQFTTLVASPNLADTSWITNQYDYYVLGNTALSFPDDAGMIRVDEETGLGFAIATDCNGRYNQLDPYNGAKLALAEAYRNVAVTGAVPTAVTDCLNFGSPENPEVMWQFSQAVEGLSDGCLELGIPVTGGNVSFYNQTGDQPIHPTPVVGVLGIIDDVAARIPSGWQDAGENLYLLGVTADELDGSQWAGTIHDHLGGRPPKVDLAQERKLAELLQAAGSQSLVSSAHDLSSGGLAQALAEGVMRFGVGARVWLTELMERDGVDATAALFSESTGRVLVSVPREEDVKFRGLCDGRGYPVLRIGVTDVEPGTEATLEIQDVFTVPVSELRRLSTETLPAVFGPTVSEPVA from the coding sequence GTGACCACCCCGAACCCCGCCGCCCGTACCGCCCTCGCCGATACGGTTGAGAACGCGATCGCCACGCCCGAGAAAGAGCAGCCGTACGGCGCCCTCGGCCTCAAGAGCGACGAGTACGCCCAGATCCGCGAGATCCTGGGCCGTCGCCCCACGAGCGGTGAGCTGGCGATGTACTCGGTCATGTGGAGCGAGCACTGCTCCTACAAGTCGAGCAAGATCTATCTCCGTCAGTTCGGCCAGAAGGTCAGCGACGAGATGAAGACGCGCCTCATGGTCGGCATGGGCCAGAACGCCGGCGTGGTCGACGTGGGTGACGGCTGGGCGGTCACCTTCAAGGTCGAGTCGCACAACCACCCCAGCTACATCGAACCCTTCCAGGGTGCGGCCACCGGCGTGGGCGGCATCGTCCGCGACATCATCTCGATGGGCGCGCGCCCCGTCGCCGTCATGGACCAGCTGCGCTTCGGCGCCATCGACCACCCCGACACCCCGCGCGTCGTGCACGGCGTGACCAGCGGTATCTCGTTCTACGGCAACTGCCTCGGCCTGCCCAACATCGGCGGCGAGACGGTGTTCGACGCCGTCTACCAGGGCAACCCGCTCGTCAACGCCCTCGCGGTCGGCGTCATGCGCCACGAAGACATCAAGCTCGCCAACGCCACCGGCGTCGGCAACAAGGTCGTGCTGTTCGGTGCCCGCACCGGCGGCGACGGCATCGGCGGCGCCAGCATCCTGGCATCCGACACCTTTGCCGACGGCGGACCCACCAAGCGTCCCGCGGTGCAGGTGGGCGACCCGTTCGCCGAGAAGGTGCTCATCGAGTGCTGCCTCGAGCTCTACCGCGACGACCTGGTCGAGGCCATTCAAGACCTCGGTGCCGCGGGCATCTCGTGCGCGACGAGCGAGCTGGCCGCCAACGGCGACAGCGGCATGAAGGTCGAACTCTCGAAGGTGCTGCTGCGCGACCCCTCGCTGACTCCCGAAGAGATCCTCATGTCGGAGTCGCAGGAGCGCATGATGGCGATCGTCGCGCCTGAGAAGCTCGACGCGTTCCTCGCCGTCGTCGGCAAGTGGGACGTCGAGACCAGTGTTCTCGGCGAGGTCACCGGCGACGGCCGCCTCGTCATCGACTGGTACGGCGAGCGCATCGTCGACGTCGACCCCTCGACCGTCGCGGTCGATGGCCCCGTCTACGAGCGCCCGGTCGCCTACCCCACCTGGATCGACGCCCTGCAGGCAGATTCCGCCGCGAAGCTCTCACGGGCGACGGATGCCGAGACCCTTCGCGACCAGTTCACGACCTTGGTGGCGAGCCCCAACCTCGCCGACACCTCGTGGATCACAAACCAGTACGACTACTACGTGCTGGGCAACACGGCGCTGAGCTTCCCCGACGACGCCGGCATGATCCGCGTCGACGAAGAGACCGGCCTCGGCTTCGCGATCGCCACCGACTGCAACGGCCGCTACAACCAGCTCGATCCGTACAACGGTGCGAAGCTGGCGCTGGCCGAGGCGTACCGCAACGTCGCCGTCACGGGAGCTGTGCCCACCGCCGTCACCGACTGCCTCAACTTCGGCAGCCCCGAGAACCCCGAGGTCATGTGGCAGTTCAGCCAGGCCGTCGAGGGTCTGAGCGACGGCTGCCTCGAGCTCGGCATCCCGGTCACGGGCGGCAACGTCTCGTTCTACAACCAGACCGGTGACCAGCCCATCCACCCGACCCCCGTGGTCGGCGTCCTCGGCATCATCGACGACGTCGCCGCGCGCATCCCGAGCGGCTGGCAGGACGCCGGCGAGAACCTCTACCTGCTGGGTGTCACCGCCGATGAGCTCGACGGTTCGCAGTGGGCCGGCACGATCCACGACCACCTCGGCGGACGCCCGCCGAAGGTCGATCTGGCACAGGAGCGCAAGCTCGCCGAACTGCTGCAGGCAGCGGGCTCCCAGTCGCTCGTCTCCAGCGCACACGACCTGTCTTCGGGCGGCCTCGCGCAGGCCCTCGCCGAGGGCGTCATGCGCTTCGGCGTCGGCGCACGCGTGTGGCTCACCGAGCTCATGGAACGTGACGGCGTGGATGCCACCGCAGCCCTGTTCAGCGAGTCGACCGGCCGCGTGCTGGTCAGCGTCCCACGCGAGGAAGACGTGAAGTTCCGGGGCCTGTGCGACGGCCGCGGCTACCCGGTGCTGCGCATCGGCGTGACCGACGTCGAGCCGGGCACCGAGGCGACCCTGGAGATCCAGGACGTCTTCACCGTCCCCGTGTCGGAGCTGCGCCGCCTGTCGACCGAGACGCTGCCCGCCGTCTTCGGCCCGACCGTCTCGGAGCCGGTGGCCTGA
- a CDS encoding glycerate kinase translates to MRIVIAPDKFKGTLTAREAADAMALAVRERWPGAEIAIVPMADGGDGTLDALGGANVSDKVTGPLGEPVRAAWRLDGRAAVIESAAASGLVLAGGAEANDSWGATTRGVGELIRLALDSGSIRIVVGTGGVAATDGGRGAIEALGDHVPFAPGQVTVLTDTTTTFVHAAKVFGPQKGADAALVERLTERLRADAADWAERFGLDVSIVPRSGAAGGLSGALLAAGAEVVDGAAYVAQALELSEALAESDLALTGEGTFDATSIAGKGPGHVLSVAARHRVPAIVIAGVVAADAAGSRVFSMSEVVGAEHALTDPADALRVTTTQALWQLDL, encoded by the coding sequence ATGCGCATCGTCATCGCCCCCGACAAGTTCAAGGGCACGCTGACTGCGCGTGAGGCGGCGGATGCCATGGCCCTGGCCGTGCGCGAGCGGTGGCCCGGCGCCGAGATCGCGATCGTGCCGATGGCCGACGGCGGAGACGGCACTCTCGACGCCCTGGGCGGGGCGAACGTCTCCGACAAGGTGACCGGACCGCTCGGCGAACCCGTGCGTGCCGCCTGGCGGCTCGACGGCCGAGCCGCCGTGATCGAGTCGGCGGCGGCATCCGGGCTCGTCCTCGCCGGGGGAGCGGAGGCCAACGACTCCTGGGGCGCGACGACACGGGGCGTCGGCGAGCTCATCAGGCTCGCCCTCGACTCGGGGTCGATTCGGATCGTGGTGGGGACCGGCGGTGTCGCCGCGACCGACGGCGGCCGCGGCGCGATCGAGGCGCTGGGCGACCACGTGCCGTTCGCTCCCGGGCAGGTGACGGTGCTCACCGACACGACCACGACGTTCGTCCACGCGGCCAAGGTGTTCGGTCCGCAGAAGGGCGCCGACGCGGCACTCGTCGAGCGCCTGACGGAGCGATTGCGGGCGGATGCCGCGGACTGGGCCGAGCGCTTCGGACTGGACGTTTCGATCGTGCCGAGGTCGGGGGCCGCCGGTGGTCTGTCGGGTGCTCTGCTCGCGGCCGGTGCAGAGGTCGTCGACGGTGCGGCCTACGTCGCGCAGGCGCTCGAGCTGAGCGAAGCGCTCGCCGAGTCGGATCTCGCCCTCACCGGGGAGGGCACGTTCGACGCGACGAGCATCGCAGGCAAGGGGCCGGGGCACGTGCTCTCGGTCGCCGCGCGCCACCGGGTGCCGGCCATCGTCATCGCGGGGGTCGTCGCCGCGGATGCCGCCGGCTCGCGGGTCTTCTCGATGAGCGAGGTCGTCGGCGCCGAGCACGCCCTCACCGACCCTGCCGACGCACTGCGCGTCACGACGACGCAAGCCCTCTGGCAACTCGACCTCTGA
- a CDS encoding FdhF/YdeP family oxidoreductase: MGESFGLMTEEPRQGGLGPRIDGEWSSTGPYEHPAAGWGAALTVGKVLFEQRQPVAGTKAMFTMNHPKSGFDCPGCAWPDDKGVTLDICENGIKHVTWEMTHKRVGKEFFAEHSVSELSQWSDFELEDAGRLVGPMVYDAETDHYVPISWNDAFRMIAHEITALDSPDQAAFYTSGRLSNEASFLYQLFARELGTNNLPDCSNMCHEGSGRGLTASLATGKGTADLEDWENADALFILGVNAASNAPRMLTSLAEAIDRGAQIVHVNPLREVAGTRTIVPHEIVDMATFHSTPTSTMNLQVRPGGDLALIRGMAKVVFEASETDPTALDQAFLDQYTTGLDAYRALVEATSWDELVEQAGLTEAEIRAAADVYLASRACVISWCLGVSQHQHGVDTVREIVNLLLLRGNVGRKGTGPSPVRGHSNVQGNRTCGINHKPTEDWLAKLDEVCGITSPREPGLDTVHTVAALHRGDLKVFLGMGGNFVRAAPDTTLTAEGMSRCELTAHVSTKLNRSHLTHGKKALILPCLGRTERDEQETGPQSISTEDAMSSVMLSLGSRKPASPHLLSEPEIIARIARATMPDSATPWEWYVGDYDRIRDTMAKVLPGFEGFNELVRQHYGFRIPQPARERDFQTPSGKAEFSDAELPNVIPEEADVLVLQTMRSHDQWNTTIYSADDRYRGVRNIRELVFMNRRDMKERGIAEGDLVDIVATSRDGSVRSVTAFRALEYDTPRGSAAGYFPELNVLLGPDDYSRQSDQPLMKDIRVRIAKTGG, encoded by the coding sequence ATGGGTGAATCGTTCGGACTGATGACCGAGGAACCGCGCCAGGGCGGCCTCGGCCCGCGCATCGACGGCGAGTGGTCGAGCACCGGTCCCTACGAGCACCCCGCGGCCGGCTGGGGCGCGGCGCTGACCGTCGGCAAGGTGCTGTTCGAACAGCGCCAGCCGGTCGCCGGCACCAAGGCCATGTTCACCATGAACCACCCCAAGAGCGGCTTCGACTGCCCCGGGTGCGCGTGGCCCGACGACAAGGGCGTCACTCTCGACATCTGCGAGAACGGCATCAAGCACGTCACGTGGGAGATGACCCATAAGCGCGTCGGCAAGGAGTTCTTCGCCGAGCACTCGGTGAGCGAGCTGTCGCAGTGGAGCGACTTCGAGCTCGAGGACGCCGGTCGCCTCGTCGGCCCCATGGTCTACGACGCCGAGACCGACCACTATGTGCCCATCTCGTGGAACGACGCGTTCCGCATGATCGCCCACGAGATCACCGCACTGGACTCCCCCGACCAGGCCGCGTTCTACACCTCCGGCCGCCTGAGCAACGAGGCGTCCTTCCTCTACCAGCTGTTCGCGCGCGAACTGGGCACGAACAACCTCCCCGACTGCTCGAACATGTGCCACGAGGGGTCTGGCCGCGGGCTCACGGCATCCCTCGCCACGGGCAAGGGCACCGCCGACCTCGAGGACTGGGAGAACGCTGACGCACTGTTCATCCTCGGCGTGAACGCCGCCTCGAACGCCCCGCGCATGCTCACGAGCCTCGCCGAGGCGATCGACCGCGGCGCGCAGATCGTGCACGTCAATCCGCTGCGCGAGGTCGCCGGCACCCGCACGATCGTTCCGCACGAGATCGTCGACATGGCGACGTTCCACAGCACACCGACCAGCACGATGAACCTTCAGGTGCGCCCGGGCGGCGACCTCGCGCTGATCCGCGGCATGGCCAAGGTCGTGTTCGAGGCGTCCGAGACCGACCCCACCGCCCTCGACCAGGCGTTCCTCGATCAGTACACGACCGGGCTCGATGCCTACCGCGCACTCGTCGAGGCGACGAGCTGGGACGAACTGGTCGAGCAGGCCGGTCTGACGGAGGCCGAGATCCGCGCAGCCGCCGACGTCTACCTCGCCTCGAGGGCCTGTGTCATCAGCTGGTGCCTGGGCGTGAGCCAACACCAGCACGGCGTCGACACCGTGCGCGAGATCGTCAACCTCCTCCTGCTGCGCGGCAACGTCGGCCGCAAGGGCACCGGTCCCTCCCCCGTGCGCGGCCACAGCAATGTGCAGGGCAACCGCACGTGCGGCATCAACCACAAGCCCACCGAGGACTGGCTCGCCAAGCTCGACGAGGTGTGCGGCATCACCTCACCCCGCGAGCCCGGCCTCGACACGGTGCACACGGTGGCGGCTCTGCACCGCGGCGACCTCAAGGTCTTCCTCGGCATGGGCGGCAACTTCGTCCGCGCCGCTCCCGACACCACGCTCACCGCCGAGGGCATGAGTCGGTGCGAGTTGACCGCGCACGTGAGCACCAAGCTCAACCGCAGCCACCTCACGCACGGCAAGAAGGCGCTGATCCTCCCGTGCCTCGGCCGCACCGAGCGCGACGAGCAAGAGACGGGGCCCCAGTCGATCTCGACCGAAGACGCCATGAGCTCCGTCATGCTCTCGCTCGGGTCCCGCAAGCCCGCGTCGCCGCACCTGCTGAGTGAGCCCGAGATCATCGCGCGCATCGCGCGAGCGACCATGCCCGATTCGGCGACGCCGTGGGAGTGGTACGTCGGCGACTACGACCGCATCCGCGACACGATGGCCAAAGTCCTGCCCGGGTTCGAGGGGTTCAACGAGCTCGTGCGCCAGCACTACGGCTTCCGAATCCCCCAGCCGGCTCGCGAGCGCGACTTCCAGACGCCGTCCGGCAAGGCGGAGTTCTCGGATGCCGAGCTGCCCAATGTCATCCCCGAAGAGGCCGATGTGCTGGTGCTGCAGACCATGCGCTCGCACGACCAGTGGAACACCACCATCTACTCGGCCGACGATCGCTACCGGGGCGTCCGCAACATCCGTGAACTGGTGTTCATGAACCGACGCGACATGAAGGAGCGCGGCATCGCCGAGGGCGACCTCGTCGACATCGTCGCCACCTCTCGCGACGGCTCGGTCCGCAGTGTGACGGCGTTCCGCGCGCTGGAGTACGACACCCCGCGCGGCAGCGCCGCCGGGTACTTCCCCGAGTTGAACGTGCTGCTCGGCCCGGACGACTACAGCCGTCAGAGCGACCAGCCGCTGATGAAAGACATCCGGGTGCGGATCGCGAAGACCGGAGGCTGA
- the fdhD gene encoding formate dehydrogenase accessory sulfurtransferase FdhD, whose protein sequence is MGRLTASRRVTRLTLDGVNRQRPDAVAVEEPLEIRVAGTPLSVTMRTPGHDVELAAGFLVSEGVISRGEDFARAIHCGGPGTGGADGNTYNVLDLTLAPGVALPSPDIARSFYTTSSCGVCGTASIEAVEKVSTYDVSTDPLSVSAHEVAAFPDRLREQQKTFDKTGGLHGAALFEATTGELLVAREDVGRHNAVDKVVGWAVLHDRLPLRETVLQVSGRVSFELVQKAVMAGIPMLSAVSAPSSLAIELAERAGLTLAAFVRGNSMNLYTRADRVRVPEPAASTTPSTQKVASVR, encoded by the coding sequence ATGGGCCGCCTGACCGCCTCGCGTCGCGTGACGCGCCTCACGCTCGACGGCGTGAACAGACAGAGACCGGATGCCGTGGCCGTCGAGGAACCGCTCGAGATCCGTGTCGCCGGCACGCCCCTGTCGGTGACGATGCGCACGCCCGGGCACGACGTCGAGCTCGCGGCCGGTTTCCTCGTCTCGGAGGGCGTGATCAGCCGGGGCGAGGACTTCGCCCGCGCGATCCACTGCGGCGGGCCGGGCACCGGGGGCGCCGACGGCAACACCTACAACGTCCTCGATCTCACCCTCGCACCGGGTGTGGCCCTGCCTTCCCCCGACATCGCGCGCTCCTTCTATACGACGAGCTCGTGCGGGGTGTGCGGCACCGCCTCGATCGAGGCGGTCGAGAAAGTGTCGACGTACGACGTGTCCACCGACCCCTTGTCCGTCTCGGCACACGAGGTCGCCGCGTTCCCCGATCGCCTGCGCGAGCAGCAGAAGACCTTCGACAAGACCGGCGGCCTGCACGGTGCGGCCTTGTTCGAGGCGACCACCGGAGAGCTGCTGGTCGCCCGCGAAGACGTCGGTCGCCACAACGCCGTCGACAAAGTCGTGGGCTGGGCCGTACTCCACGATCGGCTCCCGTTGCGCGAAACGGTGCTGCAGGTCTCGGGCCGCGTCAGCTTCGAGCTCGTGCAGAAAGCCGTCATGGCCGGCATCCCGATGCTCTCCGCCGTCTCGGCGCCGTCGTCTCTCGCGATCGAACTCGCCGAGCGCGCCGGGCTGACCCTCGCCGCCTTCGTGCGCGGCAACAGTATGAACCTCTACACGCGCGCCGACCGTGTCCGTGTACCCGAGCCCGCGGCGTCCACAACCCCCTCCACCCAGAAGGTGGCGAGCGTACGCTGA
- a CDS encoding Asp23/Gls24 family envelope stress response protein, with protein sequence MAENAPTTPAAQNVPQSASRVNRPLNGRGQDTPVEGKTSIAEGVVAKVAGIATREVAGVYALGGGGARALGAIRDAINATDLTQGVKVEVGETQAAADITIVVEYGAPIQEVADQVRTRVAGAITRLVGLEVVEVNVDVNDVHIPGDDNNDDDSNEKRVQ encoded by the coding sequence ATGGCTGAGAACGCCCCCACCACCCCCGCTGCGCAGAACGTCCCCCAGTCGGCGTCGCGCGTGAACCGTCCGCTCAACGGCCGCGGCCAGGACACTCCCGTCGAGGGCAAGACCTCGATCGCCGAGGGCGTCGTCGCCAAGGTCGCCGGCATCGCGACCCGTGAGGTCGCCGGTGTGTACGCCCTGGGTGGCGGCGGAGCCCGCGCGCTCGGCGCCATCCGTGACGCGATCAACGCCACCGACCTGACGCAGGGCGTCAAGGTCGAGGTGGGCGAGACGCAGGCCGCCGCCGACATCACGATCGTCGTCGAGTACGGCGCCCCGATCCAGGAGGTCGCCGACCAGGTCCGTACCCGCGTCGCCGGTGCCATCACCCGCCTCGTCGGCCTCGAGGTCGTCGAAGTCAACGTCGACGTGAACGACGTCCACATCCCGGGCGACGACAACAACGACGACGACAGCAACGAAAAGCGCGTCCAGTGA
- a CDS encoding DUF2273 domain-containing protein, with amino-acid sequence MSASTKGALAGLVLALSALIFGFWGFILVALFMAIGVVVARITAGELDFGNIVNAFKGRSTS; translated from the coding sequence GTGAGCGCCTCCACCAAGGGCGCTCTCGCCGGCCTGGTACTGGCCCTCAGCGCTCTGATCTTCGGCTTCTGGGGCTTCATCCTCGTCGCCCTCTTCATGGCGATCGGCGTGGTCGTCGCTCGCATCACGGCGGGTGAACTCGACTTCGGCAACATCGTCAACGCCTTCAAGGGTCGGAGC